In the genome of Acidimicrobiales bacterium, the window CTAGCAGCGTCCACTTGTCAACAAGGATTGTTATCTACTAACCTTTGTCATATGCGTTCCCCGGCGGAGATGGTCTTCCTTTTCAGGGAACGGGGTCTCAAGGTGACCCCGCAACGCGAGTGCATCTTCGACGTGCTCTGGGGGGCGGAAGCCCACCCCAGCGCTGAAGCGGTCTACGTCGAGGCGCGTACCCGGATGCCGACGATGTCGTTGAAGACGGTGTATCAGACGCTCAACGATCTCGCGTCCATGGGCGAGATCCAGCAACTGGATCTAGGCACGGGTGCGACCAGGTTCGACCCGAACGTCGACTCGCACCATCACCTCGTGTGCACACGGTGCGGCAAGGTGAGGGACCTCTACGCCGACTACAGCGCAATCGAAGCTCCGCCCGCGGAGAGCCACGGCTTCACGGTCGGCAGCGCGGAGGTCGTGTTCCGCGGCCTGTGCGCCGAGTGCTACGCAGATCCCCAGACAACCCCAGAAGGAGATAGATAGCCGATGCCGTCACTCAAGGACAGCAAGACACACTCGAACCTCAAGGAGGCGTTCGCCGGCGAGAGCCAGGCCAACCGCCGGTACTT includes:
- a CDS encoding transcriptional repressor encodes the protein MRSPAEMVFLFRERGLKVTPQRECIFDVLWGAEAHPSAEAVYVEARTRMPTMSLKTVYQTLNDLASMGEIQQLDLGTGATRFDPNVDSHHHLVCTRCGKVRDLYADYSAIEAPPAESHGFTVGSAEVVFRGLCAECYADPQTTPEGDR